tcttcacagatgaaagcaggttcacactgagcacgtgacagacgtaacagagtctggagacgcagtggagaatgttatgctggtgcggttggccctgggttcctcctaatgcaagaccatgctagacctcatgtggctggagtgtgtcagcagttcctgcaagaggaaggcattgatgctatggactggcccgcccgttccccagacctgaatccaattgagcacatctgggacatcatgtctcgctccatccaccaacgccacgttgcaccacagactgtccaggagttggcggatgctttagtccaggtctgggaggagatccctcaggagaccatccgccacctcatcaggagcatgcccaggcgttgtagggaggtcatacaggcacgtggaggccacacacactactgagcctcattttgacttgttttaaggacattacatcaaagttggatcagcctgtagtgtggttttccactttaattttgtgtgtgactccaaatccagacctccatgggttgatacatttgatttccattgataatttttgtgtgattttgttgtcagcacattcaactatgtaaagaaaaaagtagttaataagaatatttcattcattcagatctaggatgtgttattttagtgttccctttatttttttgagcagtgtatatataaaatgtaattggttgcaagaattttgtataataatttaaatggaACAATTTtaagttttgaatccggcgtcgttttgtgtatcagttcataaaccatgtgccatggaattggtATATCGAAAATcacttcccaactattttgcaatctacaTGTTACAGCTGTCcatttttggtccttaaatgaaactggtatactttttttaTTCATCAGAATTTTATTTAATCacttttggtctttaatgcagggctgacagacaagttccttactgtttccctcttccatttttgtggtttCAGATATTACCAGAGTGTCCACATTGGTTTGAGAGGTCAGAGTTCAAGATCAAACTTCTGGCATTTACATGAATCAGTCCAACACCACAGCTGCAGGATTTCATATCAGTCTAATATCAGCACACTATGCTCAGTTGGTAACCCCTTATTTGAAAATACCATAGAGTTAGCTTGAATTGGTATAGATACAAGCTTGTCTAGATCTGTACCATTGGGCCTATATTTTGAACTAGGATGTGGATTACAACAAGAGTCAATGAGGGTTACCTGTTGCGAGCCTGATGCTAATGCTGATCATTTATGGTTGGGATTAGCTGAGCGGAACTTggggtcttgataaatcaatgtcaCCCTGGTAGTCAACCACCAGTTGTCCTCTCTTTGTCTTAGGCTATTCCAGACAGGGATGGGAAGCGTTGTCTCTTTTGTGTGAAGACCACCAGCAAGACCTATGAGATGAGTGCTGCcgaccagagacagagagtggaatgGACCCAAGGTGAGGGGATGTGAACAAGTGTAACGCCCTGCCTGAGAAACAAGCCTAATTGTCGTCCCCGGACCAAGAGGATATCCTGTTAACCTAATGGTTAAAACATTTGGTTGGCACGCGGGAGACCCCTCGGTTGAAAAGCATTAGGGAAAGAACATCATTTTTGTCTgattctcctgtgtgtgtgtgtgtcctctttcTCCCCAGCCTTGCAGACTGCCGTCCGTCTCCAGGGTGAGCGCAAGTCCTCCCTGCACCAGGAACTAAAGCTGAAGAGGCGGGTCCAGCGCAAGCACAGTCAACAGGAGCGTAGCCTGAGTGCCAGCAGCAGCCGCGGCAGCCAATCAGAAGAGCTTACCATTCAGGATCTGGAGAGGGAAAAGGAACGGCAAGGACAGGAGATAGAGAGTATTATTCAGgtgagcaggagggagagagagtgagagaaatgaTGAGTGGGGGGAAAGAGGGGGTAATGCATACATAGTATACAGTACCTAACATGACATGTAGGATGTATTTGTGTCCCACAGCACCAGCGAGAGGTGGAGGCACGgcgcagggaggaggaggagaaagagagggagcaacAGAAGGAGGtccagagagagttggagagacagctagaggaggcagagaaggtgAGATCATGTACTGAAGAatgaggtttgtgtgtgtgtgtgtgtgtgtgtgtgtgtgtgtgtgtgtgtgtgtgtgtgtgtgtgtgtgtgtgtgtgtgtgtgaatgcatttGGTGTACATGTATTTGTGCCTGATTGCCTGTCTGCGTGTGTTCCCCAGTTGCGGGAGAGCATGCAGGCTGAGATggcagagaaggagaaggaggccgAGCAGCAGAGGAAGCGGATCCAGGAGCTGGAGCTGACCCAGCAGAAACTGGAGGCTGCTctcaacacagagatacaggcccacatggaggaggagggagtcagGCTGGAGCTAGAAGGGTAACACACCTACACAAACTTATTTCAACACGGAGATACTGGCCCACATGGAGGAGGATATAGtcaggcacacacatacacacacacacacacacacacacacacaggcacacacaggcacggCTGCAAGACTAAAGTCACAGATCAGATCACCAAACGTCCCTGTCTATTGCATTAGAATGGTCTTCTGTGTCCTTATATCCCTCAACCTCTTTCCTATCTATCATTTTCTCCCTTTCTACTGTCTCTACCATTGTCCTCCTTCCTCTCATCTCCCAGGGTActgcaggcagaggaggagaagagcaggCAGTGTCTGCTCCTCCAGGAGCAGCAGGAGGCATCCCGCCACTTCAGCTCCACGGAGGAGGCCCCAAACGGAGCTAAGGAAAAGCGGCCGGCCCCCTCTGCCCTCCACTATGCCTCCCAGGAGCTCCAGAGCCTCCGAGAGACCCGAGAGAGGAGTCACCAGCACCTGGAGGTGAGAGcaaggagatgagaggtggaggagaagaggtggcaggaggtgaggggagagcaGGATAAAGATCCATGTTCAGGATCTTTTTATGTGGGAACTACAGTGGACTTTAGGCAGCCATAATTTCCACATTGAAAACGCTTTATAGGATTATTTGCAGGTGGAATTGTTGCATATGGCACCTATAAGTCAATAACAGCTAGTAAATGATGGATGGTAAAACAAAGTGCAACTGACATCAACTTTGTAACTAGCAGTATGTTCTCATGTCCTTGTTTCCTTCTCTCTGGGTCTGTAGGAAGTTCAGGAGAAGCTTCGTAATGCCAGCAACCATGTCCGACACTGGAACGTTCAGCTCAACCGCCTAATGAAACCCATCGCACCTGGGGGTAAtgctctgccatctctctctctctctctctctctctctctctctctctgtctctctgtctctctgtctctctctctctctctctctctctctctctctctgtctctgtctctctctctctctgtctctctctctgtctctctgtctctctctctctctctgtctctctatctgtgtgtgttgcaataaaaaaaaatactacAATAAGAAATTATATTTGATGGACAGTCAATAAAATATACTAAATATGGTATGCCATATCTTTTGCTAGACAAGTTATCATCGTTGCCAGCGAAAATCACCTGCCCGAAACAGGAGGGTGCGTTAGCCAGCAGTGAGTTTATCGCTAAACTCCAACCAAGAGCCAATCAAGAAACTCAGCAAATACTTGAGAGCCAATCGGCTACAGAAGAGAAAGGGCTAAAGGAACAGGTGGAAGCTATCACCCTGTCAGAGCCTGAGGGATCATGATGTGtcatgggtaaattgtgactgactcactgactgattTACAAATAATATtgtagttatttatgatgcaaggaTCTTTGCAGATCAGTCATTCGGCAGTCTGTACTGTTGGCTGCAATGTCGAACATTCCCAGTTGTTTTACATGTCAACAGTCTGGCCGAGTTCCTGCCCGACTAGATGTGCAGGTGTTGCATTGCATCAATCAATGGTTGCGTGCTACATCATCGACTGTGCAGTCGGGCATCAGATTTCTATATCATATGAGGTGCTAAGCTGATCTGTTAAATACCAATCCAGGCTTTGTAAGATCTGGAATGTAGTCGGGGAGGAGCCTGACCTCTACCAATGGTAGTGCTGACTAGGAGATTAGTAGGATCTGTAAGAAATAAATTGATCGAGGAGATACTACCTGTGCAATAAGAATGCTAATTTTAGTATCCTCCTTCACAAAAAATCTTCCGTTCTGTATGAACATGACCAATGATGAGGACTATGATTCTTGGCAGGTGGACCCAGTAGCCTATACACTACTTCAAGAACTGAGAAACACCTCATCAACCAACTGACTGTTCAGATTTCCATCTTGCTAGGGGACAACAGTCATTGTAAATGATAGAATACCAAGCATAAACGACAGGTTTGAATTTCTGTACAAAAgaagtgtatgtagtgtgtgaaCAACGTGATTGCTCTCTTCTCCATTTGATACAAGGCAGTCTAATAAACCCATGTATGCCATTTTTTGTCAGGAAAGGAAAAGTGTCATGTCACGAAAAATCGGGACATGCAAATATGTACAGTCTCCTTTTGAATTAGGCCTAATATTCAGCACAACTTTTATTCTTGAAATTCAATCTCTTTGAAATAATGTCTTAAATCCTTTTGGCTTACATATACCGATGCCTAATAAATATGTAACATATGTACTAATATTTTAAATAAATATATCTAAATATATGTGACATATGTACATGAGTATCACACATCATACAGAATATCGAGTGATTGATGTTTTTTCGATACCGAGGTAAAGACAGTCTCAAGTTGGATATTCGATGGATATTCGCGCTTTCAAACCACAAATAAGTGTCATTATGTTGAAAAAATTGCACACACCATTGCACAGGTCTTATTTTCACGATTTGGATATTAATTCGCTTTCCAAAGCTAATAAACTTGTGGAAATGTGAGCAGCATTTTGTATTCCTAGTTGAATTAGTTAGAGCGTAAACAAAGTACAAAGGTTTTTACATATACATTTCAATAGCTCATTGATATTGTGATTTACCtgactcaaacaaggttcagaatgtccactcagtgagcctacacattgcacacccgCGTGATTTTACAGTACACAAACAAGAGcgtgcaatatagaagggtacATTCTGCACCATGTTTGAAGTCGAGCCATTGAAATTTAACATTTAGAAAAATTCATGTAAAAATCATGTGAGATGacaatggacaaactaaagggtgtgcaaggTGTAGGTCCACTGactggacattctgaaccttggtGAAAGTcactaggtcacatgaccaaggagctattgaaattttacATTTTGAAATATTAATGTAAAAtcttgtgagatgaaaatggacaaactaaagggtgtgcaatatagaagggtagttCGTCAGTGGACATTATGAACCTTGTTTGAGTCCAGTAGGTAATATTACCAATGAGCTATTGAAattcaaaaatgtaaataaataataaaaaatagtGCGAGATATAAATTGACAAAAAATAAATGTGTGCAATGTGTGTCTATGCCATCGGGTTAGCTAGAACCAGTTTTGAAAAATTTAGGAGTAATGGTTA
This DNA window, taken from Oncorhynchus nerka isolate Pitt River linkage group LG23, Oner_Uvic_2.0, whole genome shotgun sequence, encodes the following:
- the LOC115132939 gene encoding differentially expressed in FDCP 6-like, yielding MELQSELLKSIWYAFTSLDMEKCGKVSKSQLKVLSHNLYTVLNIPHDPVALEEHFQDDDDGPVSKHGYMPYLNKYILAKVKEGAYDKETFDDLCWMMTMKKNYRPSSGHGGLLCSLRDCFKLFCLFNLLSEDHYPLIMIPQEVEYLMKKISTAMNQEWDGKPLEDLLSQDASVQEEGMSVWVFLDHMGAGRLLRVSNAGAFSLALDQVFLEMYHNVLKRGYMWKKGHVRRNWMERWFVLRPSFMAYYASEDLKDKKGEIPLDQYCVVEAIPDRDGKRCLFCVKTTSKTYEMSAADQRQRVEWTQALQTAVRLQGERKSSLHQELKLKRRVQRKHSQQERSLSASSSRGSQSEELTIQDLEREKERQGQEIESIIQHQREVEARRREEEEKEREQQKEVQRELERQLEEAEKLRESMQAEMAEKEKEAEQQRKRIQELELTQQKLEAALNTEIQAHMEEEGVRLELEGVLQAEEEKSRQCLLLQEQQEASRHFSSTEEAPNGAKEKRPAPSALHYASQELQSLRETRERSHQHLEEVQEKLRNASNHVRHWNVQLNRLMKPIAPGDKLSSLPAKITCPKQEGALASSEFIAKLQPRANQETQQILESQSATEEKGLKEQVEAITLSEPEGS